In Thermus aquaticus, the sequence TCCGCCCCGCCTCCCCCAGGGAGGCCCTGAGCCTTGGGTCCCGCAGAAGCCGTGCGAGCCTCTCCCGAAACCCCGCCTCGTCCCCCCGCCCCACCAGAAACCCCGTCTTTCCCTCCACCACCGCCTCTTTCACCCCTCCCACGTCCGTGGCCACCACGGGAAGACCGGAGCGCATGGCCTCCAGCACGGAAAGGGGAAGGCCTTCCCAGTGGGTGGCGAGGGCGAAGACCTGGGCTCCCGCCAGGACCTCCGCCACGTCCCGCCTCGCCCCGAGGAAGCGCACCCGCTCCGCAAGGCCGAGAGCCTGGGCCAAGGCCTGAGCTTGGGGAAGGAGGGGGCCCTCCCCCACCAGGTCCAGGGTCCAGGGAAGCTCCCTTAGGCCCGCAAGGGCCCGGAGGAGGAGGGCGTGGTCTTTCTGAGGGGCGAAGCGGGCCACCATGACGAGCCTCGGGGGGTGGGCCTCGGGGCGGGCCCTTAGGGGAGTATCGGGCACGCCGTTCCAGATCACCTTGAGCCTTTCCGCAGGGACCACCCGGTGGCAGAGGGCGAGGTCCCGGTCGTAATGGGACACGGCGATCACCCGGTCCCCAAGCCTTCCGGCGAAGCGCTCCATGGCGAGGGCGAGCCTCCTCCGCCCTTTCGGCACCCCTTCGGTGAAGGCCCAACCGTGGGCGGTGTAGACGCTTTTCACGCCCAAGGCCCTCGCCGCAAGCCGCCCGAGGAACCCAGCCTTGGAGGAGTGGGCGTGGACGAGGTGGGGGCAGAGGCGCTTGAGAAGGGCCCCGACCTCCAAAAGGGCGGGGAGGTCCTGGTGGGGGCGTATGGGCTGGACCAGTCCCCTCAGGAGGTGAACCTCCACCCCAAGCTTCCTCGCCTCCTCAACGAGAAACCCGTCCCGGTCCTCCCCCACCCCAAGGTGGACCTCGGCCTGGCCCCTAAAAGCCCGGAGTAGCTCCAGGACGTGCACCTGGGCTCCGCCAGGCTCAGCGCGGGTGATGAGGTAGAGAAGGCGCATGTTCATCTCCTTTTTTTCTTCTACTCATTAGTGAGGGTCCTGTAGGGTAGGAAGGGCGTTTCCGTACCGGTAACCTGTCCATCGTAATCCGCTAGAAAGTTTCTATATGTGAACAAAATCCCTAGAAAACTAACCAACACCAGCCCAACCCGAAAAAGGCGCGGCGGTGACCGCCCGAGCATGTCGTACTCCCGAACTAGCACTAGGGGCGCGAGGAAGAGCATTAGATCCACCAATCTGAGCGCAGCATATGACCAAAAGGCGAGTATCTGTAGAATGATTGCGGGAAGAACAAGAGAAAGAAATGATCTGATTTTCACTTTAAGAGGAATCTTTCCACTTACAAAGAACATCCATAAAAGTACGACTAGCCCTGTGCGTATCAGCCCAGAAAAGGGAGAAGGTGCTTCGTAAGAGCTATACAAGGCAAGCTTAGCCTCAAAGTAGTCTAAGTAGACAAAAACCAAGCCGAAGACGACAGCAAAGATCAACAGGAGGGGCAGGAAATTGCGCCA encodes:
- a CDS encoding glycosyltransferase family 4 protein, which codes for MRLLYLITRAEPGGAQVHVLELLRAFRGQAEVHLGVGEDRDGFLVEEARKLGVEVHLLRGLVQPIRPHQDLPALLEVGALLKRLCPHLVHAHSSKAGFLGRLAARALGVKSVYTAHGWAFTEGVPKGRRRLALAMERFAGRLGDRVIAVSHYDRDLALCHRVVPAERLKVIWNGVPDTPLRARPEAHPPRLVMVARFAPQKDHALLLRALAGLRELPWTLDLVGEGPLLPQAQALAQALGLAERVRFLGARRDVAEVLAGAQVFALATHWEGLPLSVLEAMRSGLPVVATDVGGVKEAVVEGKTGFLVGRGDEAGFRERLARLLRDPRLRASLGEAGRKRYEEAFTLERMLRETWRLYEEILG
- a CDS encoding EpsG family protein; protein product: MLFLPLVYVAIVIVLRDSGTDVRTYEQVLRGLLHEGSSAWIPGWEPLFFLLAKLGLWVFGSEVEALRFIGGFYVLVLAFFLVRADNRELLIFHLHYLPLFAYSHGMNAVRAGLATAVFLLAWQSLRRGFKWSFFLLSLASFLFHYSSALAFVLSCGNEIRFKVWRNFLPLLLIFAVVFGLVFVYLDYFEAKLALYSSYEAPSPFSGLIRTGLVVLLWMFFVSGKIPLKVKIRSFLSLVLPAIILQILAFWSYAALRLVDLMLFLAPLVLVREYDMLGRSPPRLFRVGLVLVSFLGILFTYRNFLADYDGQVTGTETPFLPYRTLTNE